One region of Demequina sp. TMPB413 genomic DNA includes:
- a CDS encoding glycine betaine ABC transporter substrate-binding protein: MKMRSTALLATAAAASLVLAGCSSEEADPTTPATGGEDAPAAGGDITMAVFNGWDESLASSLLWQQILEDKGYNVTLEYADPAPVFQAVADGDYDLVTDVWLPATHADYLDEFGDDIEEVGAWFDSAALTVAVNADAPIDSLAELSDPAVAAEFDNRIVGIEPGAGLTGAVQDNVIPTYGLEDMEFLTSSTPAMLAELDSAMADGENIIVTLWEPHWAYGAYDLKNLEDPEGTLGDAESIYTYSRTGFATDFPEVAEWMGNFTMSSDLLYDLENQLQAAEGESDYDRIVSDWIAANQEWVDSLTA; the protein is encoded by the coding sequence ATGAAGATGCGCTCTACCGCGCTCCTCGCCACGGCAGCCGCCGCGAGCCTCGTGCTCGCCGGTTGCTCGTCGGAAGAGGCAGACCCGACCACGCCAGCCACTGGCGGCGAGGACGCTCCCGCTGCGGGCGGCGACATCACCATGGCCGTGTTCAACGGCTGGGACGAGTCGCTTGCCTCGTCACTCCTGTGGCAGCAGATTCTCGAGGACAAGGGCTACAACGTCACTCTTGAGTATGCAGACCCCGCTCCCGTGTTCCAGGCAGTTGCCGACGGCGACTACGACCTGGTGACCGACGTGTGGCTGCCCGCCACTCACGCCGACTACCTCGACGAGTTCGGTGACGACATCGAAGAGGTCGGCGCCTGGTTCGACAGCGCCGCACTGACGGTCGCCGTGAACGCCGACGCTCCCATCGACTCGCTCGCCGAGCTGTCAGACCCCGCCGTCGCGGCGGAGTTCGACAACCGCATCGTGGGCATCGAGCCAGGTGCCGGTCTGACCGGCGCCGTTCAGGACAACGTCATCCCGACGTACGGCCTGGAAGACATGGAGTTCCTCACCTCGTCGACGCCCGCCATGCTGGCCGAACTCGACTCGGCCATGGCCGACGGCGAGAACATCATCGTGACGCTGTGGGAGCCCCACTGGGCCTACGGCGCCTACGACCTGAAGAACCTCGAAGACCCCGAGGGCACGCTGGGTGACGCCGAGTCGATCTACACCTACTCGCGCACCGGCTTCGCCACGGACTTCCCCGAGGTCGCCGAGTGGATGGGTAACTTCACCATGTCCTCTGACCTGCTCTATGACTTGGAGAACCAGCTCCAGGCCGCAGAGGGCGAGAGCGACTATGACCGGATCGTGAGCGACTGGATCGCCGCGAACCAGGAGTGGGTTGACTCGCTCACTGCGTGA
- a CDS encoding methionine/alanine import family NSS transporter small subunit, with amino-acid sequence MTPSAIILFVLAAVLVWGGLIASTIHLIRRPEASHYPAGGDDDERDEHAVIVHDT; translated from the coding sequence ATGACCCCATCCGCGATCATCCTCTTTGTGCTCGCCGCCGTCTTGGTGTGGGGCGGGCTCATCGCCAGCACCATCCACTTGATCAGGCGCCCAGAGGCGTCACACTACCCAGCAGGTGGCGACGATGACGAGCGCGACGAGCACGCCGTCATCGTCCACGACACCTGA
- the ettA gene encoding energy-dependent translational throttle protein EttA, which produces MAEFIYTMHKTRKAHGDKVILDDVTMAFYPGAKIGVVGPNGAGKSTILKIMAGIEQPSNGEARLSPGYSVGILLQEPPLNEEKTVLGNVEEGVAEIKGKLDRFNEISEEMANPDADYDTLLAEMGTLQEELDHADAWDLDSQLEQAMDALQCPPPDANVTTLSGGERRRVALCKLLLEKPDLLLLDEPTNHLDAESVLWLEQHLSKYKGAVMAVTHDRYFLDHVAEWICEVDRGHLYPYEGNYSTYLEKKAARLEVQGKKDQKLQRRLKDELEWVRQNAKGRQTKSKARLNRYEEMAAEADRMKKLDFEEIQIPPGPRLGNVVLEAKNLKKGFGDRTLIDGLSFSLPRNGIVGVIGPNGVGKTTLFKTIVGLEPLDGGELKIGETVQVSYVDQSRGGIDPKKSLWEVVSDGLDYINVGRVEMPSRAYVGAFGFKGPDQQKAAGVLSGGERNRLNLALTLKEGGNLLLLDEPTNDLDVETLGSLENALLEFPGCAVVVSHDRWFLDRVVTHILAYEGTEENPANWYWFEGNFASYEANKIERLGEEAARPHRVTYRKLTRD; this is translated from the coding sequence GTGGCTGAGTTCATCTACACCATGCACAAGACGCGCAAGGCGCACGGCGACAAGGTCATTCTCGATGACGTGACGATGGCCTTCTACCCCGGCGCAAAGATCGGCGTGGTGGGGCCAAACGGAGCGGGTAAGTCGACCATCCTCAAGATCATGGCCGGCATCGAGCAGCCTTCTAACGGAGAGGCCCGCCTCAGCCCCGGTTACTCCGTCGGCATCCTCTTGCAGGAACCGCCGCTGAACGAAGAGAAGACGGTTCTGGGCAACGTCGAGGAGGGTGTCGCCGAGATCAAGGGCAAGCTCGATCGCTTCAACGAGATTTCCGAAGAGATGGCCAACCCAGACGCCGACTACGACACGCTCCTTGCCGAGATGGGGACTCTGCAAGAGGAACTCGATCACGCGGACGCGTGGGACCTCGACTCGCAGCTCGAGCAGGCCATGGACGCGCTCCAGTGCCCGCCGCCCGACGCAAACGTGACGACGCTGTCAGGCGGCGAGCGCCGCCGCGTCGCGCTGTGCAAACTGCTGCTCGAGAAGCCGGACCTGCTGCTGCTCGACGAGCCCACCAACCACCTCGACGCCGAGTCGGTGCTCTGGCTTGAACAGCACCTGTCCAAGTACAAGGGCGCCGTCATGGCGGTCACGCACGACCGGTACTTCCTCGACCACGTCGCCGAGTGGATCTGTGAAGTCGACCGCGGACACCTGTATCCCTACGAGGGCAACTACTCGACCTACCTCGAGAAGAAGGCGGCACGCCTCGAGGTCCAGGGCAAGAAGGACCAGAAGCTCCAGCGACGCCTGAAGGACGAACTGGAGTGGGTGCGCCAAAACGCCAAGGGTCGCCAGACCAAGTCGAAGGCGCGACTCAACCGCTACGAAGAGATGGCGGCAGAGGCCGACCGGATGAAGAAGCTCGATTTCGAAGAGATTCAGATCCCGCCAGGCCCTCGCCTCGGCAACGTCGTGCTTGAAGCCAAGAACCTCAAGAAGGGTTTTGGCGACCGCACGCTGATCGACGGACTGAGCTTCTCGCTGCCCCGCAACGGCATCGTCGGCGTCATCGGGCCCAACGGCGTCGGTAAGACCACGCTGTTCAAGACGATTGTGGGCTTGGAGCCGCTTGATGGCGGAGAACTGAAGATCGGCGAGACCGTTCAGGTCTCGTACGTGGACCAGTCGCGCGGCGGGATCGATCCCAAGAAGTCGCTGTGGGAGGTCGTGTCCGACGGCCTCGACTACATCAACGTCGGCAGGGTCGAGATGCCTTCACGCGCCTACGTAGGAGCCTTCGGTTTCAAGGGTCCCGATCAGCAGAAGGCTGCCGGCGTGTTGTCCGGTGGTGAGCGTAACCGCCTCAACCTGGCGCTCACGCTCAAGGAAGGCGGCAACCTGTTGCTGCTCGACGAGCCGACGAACGACCTTGACGTCGAGACCCTCGGCTCGCTCGAGAACGCGCTCCTGGAGTTCCCTGGCTGCGCCGTGGTGGTCTCTCACGATCGCTGGTTCCTCGACCGCGTGGTGACGCACATCTTGGCGTACGAGGGCACCGAAGAGAACCCGGCGAACTGGTACTGGTTCGAGGGCAACTTTGCCTCGTACGAGGCCAACAAGATCGAGCGGCTCGGCGAAGAGGCCGCCCGACCTCACCGCGTCACGTACCGCAAGCTCACGCGGGACTAA
- a CDS encoding single-stranded DNA-binding protein — protein MNDLTMTVAGWVATDPRHVVGPTGTHLTSFRLASTSRYFDRDKNEWVDGQTEWFTVRTFRGASITVKDSIEKGQPVVVQGRFRTNEWEADSGPRTDLIIDAVSVGHDLTRGIAKFTRATGDPALEDPRAKTPEPPASDADAVATGESAEDPFGPDAAMGDEAEGDEAVQDEPVGALA, from the coding sequence ATGAACGATTTGACGATGACGGTGGCTGGCTGGGTCGCTACGGACCCCCGCCACGTGGTGGGGCCGACGGGTACCCACCTGACGAGCTTTCGGCTGGCATCCACCAGCCGCTACTTTGACCGCGACAAGAACGAGTGGGTCGACGGGCAAACCGAGTGGTTCACTGTGCGGACCTTCAGGGGAGCATCGATCACCGTGAAGGACTCGATCGAGAAGGGCCAGCCGGTGGTGGTCCAGGGTCGTTTCCGTACCAACGAGTGGGAGGCAGACTCCGGTCCGCGCACGGACCTCATCATTGATGCGGTGAGCGTGGGGCATGACCTGACGCGCGGCATCGCCAAGTTCACGCGCGCGACGGGTGACCCTGCCTTGGAAGATCCGCGGGCGAAGACGCCGGAGCCGCCCGCCTCGGACGCAGACGCGGTGGCGACGGGGGAGAGCGCAGAAGATCCCTTCGGGCCCGACGCAGCGATGGGGGACGAGGCGGAGGGGGACGAGGCGGTGCAGGACGAACCTGTCGGCGCGCTCGCCTGA
- a CDS encoding sodium-dependent transporter — translation MSASTEQATNPPREQFTGQTGFILSAIGSAVGLGNIWRFPGVAYENGGGAFLIPYLVALITAGIPILFLDYAIGHRFRGSAPLALRRLGGRWGRWTESLGWFQVAMSFVIGLYYTAIIGWALSYFVFSFDLKWGDDPEGFLFGDYLEASSEVSITGDIVASVAIPLAIVWIAAIVVLALGVSRGLERANVVIMPLLALTFGAVVVRALFLDGAVDGLNAFFTPDWGALSDPNVWIAAYGQIFFSLSIAFGIMITYASYRRRKANLTGPGLVVAFANSSFELLAGIGVFATLGFFAFQQGIPVAELETISGIGLSFVTFPAILSQMPGGAVVGALFFGTLALAGFTSLLSILQVTSAAVQEKFGLTPRSGALALGTVSAALSFALFSTTSGLWALDTADHWTNNIGVVGSAVIMSVLTVWVLRRGPELLAHLNAVSTVRLGRIWLGLVGVVVPAVLGFMLVRAIVEVATEGYEGYPAGFLLVMGWGVLIALGVITVVATALPWHRNKDEIEPWPPYPAVAAKEEN, via the coding sequence ATGTCGGCATCTACCGAGCAGGCCACGAACCCGCCGCGCGAGCAGTTCACGGGACAGACGGGGTTCATCCTGTCCGCGATCGGCTCGGCCGTCGGCCTCGGCAACATCTGGCGCTTCCCTGGCGTCGCGTACGAGAACGGCGGCGGCGCGTTTCTGATCCCCTACCTCGTCGCGCTCATCACTGCGGGCATCCCGATCCTGTTTCTCGACTACGCGATCGGTCACCGCTTCCGCGGCTCGGCGCCCTTGGCGCTGCGTCGGCTGGGTGGACGCTGGGGCCGGTGGACGGAGTCCCTCGGCTGGTTCCAGGTCGCCATGTCCTTCGTGATTGGCCTGTACTACACGGCGATCATCGGTTGGGCGCTCAGTTACTTCGTCTTCTCCTTCGACCTGAAGTGGGGGGACGACCCTGAGGGCTTCCTCTTTGGTGACTACCTTGAGGCGTCATCTGAGGTGTCCATCACCGGCGATATCGTCGCCTCGGTGGCCATCCCCCTTGCCATCGTGTGGATCGCCGCCATCGTGGTGCTGGCGCTCGGAGTGAGCCGCGGCCTCGAGCGTGCCAACGTGGTCATCATGCCGCTGCTCGCACTCACGTTCGGCGCGGTCGTCGTGCGCGCGCTGTTCCTTGACGGCGCAGTCGACGGCCTCAACGCGTTCTTCACACCCGATTGGGGCGCGCTGTCCGACCCCAACGTGTGGATCGCCGCGTACGGTCAGATCTTCTTCTCACTCTCGATCGCTTTCGGCATCATGATCACGTACGCGTCCTACCGACGCCGCAAGGCCAACCTCACCGGGCCCGGCCTGGTGGTCGCCTTCGCCAACTCGTCCTTCGAACTCCTCGCAGGCATCGGCGTGTTCGCGACTCTCGGCTTCTTTGCCTTCCAGCAAGGCATCCCTGTCGCCGAACTGGAGACCATCTCCGGCATCGGGCTGTCGTTCGTCACGTTCCCGGCCATCTTGTCTCAAATGCCTGGCGGCGCCGTCGTCGGCGCTCTCTTCTTCGGCACGCTCGCCCTGGCTGGCTTCACCTCGCTGCTGTCGATTCTGCAGGTCACCTCGGCGGCGGTGCAGGAGAAGTTCGGTCTTACTCCGCGTTCAGGCGCGCTCGCACTAGGCACCGTCTCCGCGGCGCTCTCCTTCGCGCTGTTCTCGACCACGTCCGGTCTATGGGCTCTCGACACGGCCGATCACTGGACCAACAACATCGGCGTGGTCGGCTCAGCCGTCATCATGTCGGTGCTCACCGTGTGGGTCCTGAGGCGCGGGCCTGAGTTGCTCGCGCACCTGAACGCCGTCTCGACCGTGCGCCTTGGCAGAATCTGGCTTGGGCTCGTGGGGGTTGTGGTGCCCGCCGTGTTGGGGTTCATGCTGGTGCGCGCCATCGTGGAGGTCGCAACGGAAGGGTACGAGGGGTACCCCGCCGGATTCCTGCTCGTGATGGGCTGGGGCGTGCTCATCGCGCTAGGCGTCATCACGGTCGTGGCCACCGCCCTGCCCTGGCACCGCAACAAAGACGAGATCGAGCCGTGGCCGCCCTACCCCGCGGTCGCCGCCAAGGAGGAGAACTGA
- a CDS encoding GGDEF domain-containing protein yields MTAVPNHAQLLEAMPDGMYVVDLNRTITFWNGAAERITGYDATTAVGRMCGDGLLNHVNESGESMCGHLCPLIDTMNDGVSRSARVFSHHRDGHVVPILVTSGALRDEAGRIVGAVETFRDDRQSREAESRLRITERLALTDALTGVGNRRMMDRRLSERLSAATEHERFALMVIDLDRFKAINDAYGHSWGDRALSVVARTLRAVVGDDGDVTRFGGDEFVIVTGTMSAERVSNLARDVKSGVNASWIEGRQSPLRVSASVGVTLSCVGDTADSMMRRADDAMLKAKRSGETAPLVVECPRQDSNLRPSD; encoded by the coding sequence ATGACAGCGGTGCCGAACCACGCGCAGCTTCTCGAGGCGATGCCGGACGGCATGTATGTCGTTGACCTCAACAGGACCATCACCTTCTGGAACGGCGCCGCCGAGCGCATCACCGGCTACGACGCTACGACCGCCGTTGGCCGCATGTGTGGGGACGGCCTGCTCAACCATGTAAATGAGTCCGGCGAGTCGATGTGCGGACACCTGTGCCCGCTGATCGACACCATGAACGACGGTGTCTCGCGGTCGGCCCGAGTCTTCTCGCACCATCGCGACGGGCACGTCGTGCCCATCCTGGTGACCTCCGGAGCGCTACGCGACGAGGCGGGCCGCATCGTCGGCGCTGTCGAGACGTTCAGAGACGATCGTCAGAGCCGCGAGGCGGAAAGCCGGCTCCGCATCACGGAGCGCTTGGCGCTGACCGATGCGCTCACCGGCGTGGGTAACCGCCGCATGATGGACCGCAGGCTGAGCGAGAGGCTCTCCGCTGCCACGGAGCACGAACGATTCGCCCTGATGGTGATAGACCTCGACCGTTTCAAGGCGATTAACGACGCGTATGGACACTCATGGGGAGACCGAGCCCTTTCCGTCGTCGCCCGCACGTTACGCGCGGTGGTCGGAGACGACGGCGACGTCACCAGGTTTGGCGGAGATGAATTTGTCATCGTCACCGGGACGATGTCTGCCGAGCGCGTGAGCAACCTGGCTCGCGACGTCAAGAGCGGAGTCAATGCCTCGTGGATCGAGGGCCGCCAGTCGCCGCTGCGGGTCAGCGCGTCAGTCGGCGTCACGCTCAGTTGCGTCGGCGACACGGCTGACTCGATGATGAGGCGCGCCGACGATGCCATGCTGAAGGCGAAGCGGAGCGGCGAGACGGCACCGTTGGTGGTGGAGTGCCCCCGGCAGGATTCGAACCTGCGACCATCGGATTAG
- a CDS encoding GTPase domain-containing protein has product MDFRPIKTWSYPGALLDALVDTRRVVVDVQLPLPTGKEQEANALVEQMVDQLDHHLIPRVREEASPAIVVVGGPTGAGKSTVVNALLGETLTASGVLRPTTKMPHLFHHPLDGAVLDEVARKAAVHASEAVPRGLAIVDSPDLDSVRGENREVAADLLEASDLWLFVTTPARYGDAVPWNALRKASDRGASVAIVLNRVTPDVAAQIRRELVARLAQERLESLPLFVIPEDAEADIPRDVVGGLGRWLDTVAAASVDTIVERTLHGGIESLKEWLEQLAEYMDDQASAAKDVRAEVRRCAAKAEVGDGDDWHLTIGKGPVESRWRQATAERGSLFRVSNSIWVKRRSAREARDATFVEIKADLLAAVEAALSHAAASATDRMMVSLNSADGGVGPWLAEQRDPRDARVVRERRAADAARHWLDACATLVAELPQSGGGLAVVGQEGFAITLASAAVGVDSANAVLTVLARDTAAGAIGAAREALAAARRFVINKEALDMMKPTDLVSLSSDASSKVRLRRAELRALL; this is encoded by the coding sequence ATGGACTTTAGACCGATCAAGACGTGGTCGTACCCTGGCGCGCTCCTTGACGCGCTGGTGGACACGCGTCGGGTCGTTGTCGACGTGCAACTTCCGTTGCCCACTGGCAAGGAGCAGGAGGCCAACGCGCTCGTCGAGCAGATGGTCGACCAACTCGACCACCACCTGATCCCGCGCGTGCGCGAGGAGGCCTCGCCTGCGATCGTCGTGGTGGGCGGGCCGACGGGTGCGGGCAAGTCCACCGTCGTCAACGCCTTGCTGGGCGAGACCCTGACCGCCTCAGGGGTGCTTCGCCCCACGACCAAGATGCCGCACCTCTTTCACCATCCCCTTGACGGCGCCGTGCTCGACGAGGTCGCGCGCAAGGCGGCTGTTCACGCCTCTGAAGCCGTACCGCGCGGTCTCGCGATCGTTGACAGCCCTGACCTCGACTCGGTGCGTGGCGAAAACCGCGAGGTGGCCGCCGATCTGCTCGAGGCCTCTGACTTGTGGCTGTTCGTCACGACGCCTGCGCGGTACGGCGACGCGGTGCCGTGGAACGCGCTACGCAAGGCGAGCGATCGAGGGGCATCAGTAGCCATCGTGCTCAACCGCGTCACGCCCGACGTTGCGGCTCAGATCAGGCGGGAGCTCGTGGCGCGCTTGGCGCAGGAAAGGCTCGAGAGCCTGCCCCTCTTCGTCATCCCAGAGGACGCGGAGGCCGACATCCCCCGTGACGTCGTGGGTGGTCTTGGCCGCTGGCTCGACACGGTGGCCGCGGCGTCGGTCGACACCATCGTGGAGCGCACCTTGCATGGAGGCATCGAGTCACTCAAGGAGTGGCTCGAGCAGTTGGCGGAATACATGGACGATCAAGCGTCGGCCGCAAAGGATGTCCGGGCGGAGGTGCGCCGGTGTGCCGCGAAGGCCGAGGTGGGGGACGGCGACGACTGGCACCTCACCATCGGCAAAGGACCCGTCGAGTCCCGGTGGCGTCAGGCAACGGCCGAACGCGGCTCCCTCTTCCGCGTGAGCAACTCGATCTGGGTGAAGCGCCGCAGTGCACGGGAAGCCCGCGACGCCACCTTCGTGGAGATCAAGGCCGACCTGCTTGCCGCCGTGGAGGCGGCGCTGTCGCACGCGGCGGCGTCGGCAACCGACCGGATGATGGTGTCGCTGAACTCGGCTGACGGCGGAGTAGGGCCGTGGCTCGCAGAGCAGCGAGACCCGCGCGACGCCCGAGTGGTGCGCGAGCGGCGCGCGGCCGACGCTGCACGCCATTGGCTCGATGCCTGCGCCACGCTCGTGGCAGAGCTACCTCAGTCTGGTGGCGGTCTTGCCGTGGTGGGGCAAGAAGGATTCGCGATCACTCTCGCCTCCGCGGCAGTCGGAGTCGACTCCGCGAACGCAGTGCTGACGGTCTTGGCGCGCGACACCGCTGCTGGCGCGATCGGCGCCGCGCGCGAGGCGCTCGCAGCGGCCCGCCGGTTTGTCATCAACAAAGAAGCCCTTGACATGATGAAGCCGACCGACCTGGTGTCTCTCAGTTCCGACGCCTCATCCAAGGTGCGGTTGCGCCGCGCCGAGCTGAGGGCGCTGCTGTGA
- a CDS encoding GTPase, producing MSPTFQQLPPRTETTQLQARVDRLKASMEWAAEAVDADVRDEVWRTIKRCDERLELGVDHTVVALAGGTGSGKSSLFNAVVGKEFAVVGVARPTTAEVSAAVWGRADRLLSWLGVDSERRLTFDGYRDGEMDGVVLLDLPDHDSVNLANRDTVDRVVPLADLIVWVVDPQKYADHALHSAYLKVASDHGQPSLIVLNHVDRLTEADAAAVANDLSRLVREEGIEDAPVMRVSARTGKGVKALRAEISGAAATRSVAAEAVRADLIAAGRALEGALSRDADPELPDVDGLVAACARAAGIEARADAAAAVAAGRAVAVPDALGASLAAVEQVRLEWVDAATAGLPVAWRIVVDDAVMPAAALADEIEASLAAVTWPPVDPPKGMRGLVSRASKGRAAGKVVRTLGREAIMSAVVPHVVEPTDLIHQAYRNLDELTELS from the coding sequence GTGAGCCCCACGTTCCAACAACTGCCGCCCCGCACTGAGACGACGCAGTTGCAGGCCAGGGTCGATCGCCTCAAGGCTTCCATGGAGTGGGCCGCTGAAGCGGTCGACGCAGACGTGCGCGACGAAGTATGGCGCACCATCAAGCGTTGCGACGAGCGCCTCGAGTTGGGCGTCGATCACACCGTCGTTGCACTCGCTGGTGGCACCGGCTCTGGCAAGTCGAGCCTCTTCAACGCCGTGGTGGGCAAAGAGTTCGCTGTGGTCGGCGTCGCGCGGCCGACGACGGCCGAGGTGTCGGCAGCAGTATGGGGCCGTGCGGACAGGCTGCTGTCGTGGCTCGGAGTCGATTCCGAGCGCAGGCTGACGTTCGACGGCTACCGCGACGGCGAGATGGACGGGGTAGTGCTCCTCGACCTTCCCGACCATGACTCCGTGAATTTGGCCAACCGCGACACGGTCGACAGGGTCGTGCCACTCGCGGACCTGATCGTGTGGGTTGTTGACCCGCAGAAATACGCCGATCACGCTTTGCACTCCGCCTACCTCAAGGTCGCGTCCGACCATGGCCAGCCGTCGCTGATCGTGCTGAACCACGTTGACAGGCTGACAGAGGCCGATGCCGCCGCCGTGGCAAACGACTTGTCGCGACTGGTGAGGGAAGAGGGCATCGAGGACGCGCCTGTGATGCGGGTGAGCGCCCGCACGGGAAAGGGTGTCAAGGCTTTGCGGGCCGAGATCTCTGGGGCTGCCGCGACGCGGTCAGTGGCGGCAGAAGCGGTCCGCGCCGACTTGATCGCCGCTGGTCGAGCGCTCGAGGGTGCGCTGTCGAGAGACGCGGACCCCGAGCTTCCCGACGTCGACGGACTGGTCGCGGCGTGCGCGCGCGCCGCAGGTATTGAGGCAAGGGCCGACGCTGCGGCCGCGGTCGCTGCCGGCAGGGCTGTCGCTGTTCCTGACGCTCTAGGCGCGTCCTTGGCCGCCGTTGAGCAGGTGCGGCTCGAGTGGGTGGACGCTGCGACGGCTGGATTGCCCGTCGCGTGGCGCATCGTCGTGGACGATGCGGTGATGCCTGCCGCGGCTCTCGCGGACGAGATCGAGGCCTCGCTCGCTGCCGTCACCTGGCCGCCCGTTGACCCGCCCAAGGGCATGCGAGGGCTCGTCTCGCGTGCGTCGAAGGGACGCGCGGCAGGAAAGGTGGTGCGGACGTTGGGGCGCGAGGCGATCATGTCAGCCGTGGTACCGCACGTGGTCGAGCCGACCGACCTCATTCATCAGGCCTACCGGAACCTCGACGAGCTCACCGAGTTGTCTTAG